Proteins co-encoded in one Conger conger chromosome 4, fConCon1.1, whole genome shotgun sequence genomic window:
- the en2a gene encoding homeobox protein engrailed-2a: MEENDHSNREAERQESGEESNRAIIPLLQAPGNLQLPHRITNFFIDNILRPDFGRRKEGTFNRDEGSLPGRENSSPSAPGTGQVGGSVAGEGTSNPPSVGGAKKADIAVDEPLKARRESGDQCLSSDSDCSQASSTAASGQPMLWPAWVYCTRYSDRPSSGPRSRKPKKKTASKEDKRPRTAFTAEQLQRLKAEFQTNRYLTEQRRQSLAQELSLNESQIKIWFQNKRAKIKKASGNKNSLALHLMAQGLYNHATTSKDDKSDSD, encoded by the exons ATGGAAGAAAATGATCATAGCAACAGAGAAGCGGAGCGTCAAGAGTCGGGCGAGGAGTCCAATAGAGCGATTATACCCCTTTTGCAAGCGCCGGGGAACCTGCAACTCCCACACAGAATAACCAACTTTTTCATAGATAACATTTTACGACCGGACTTCGGGCGAAGAAAAGAGGGAACATTTAATCGCGATGAAGGTAGCCTTCCTGGGAGAGAGAATAGCAGCCCTTCGGCCCCCGGAACGGGGCAGGTAGGGGGGTCTGTTGCAGGAGAAGGAACCTCTAACCCTCCTTCAGTCGGCGGGGCAAAGAAGGCAGATATTGCCGTCGACGAGCCTTTGAAAGCCCGCAGAGAAAGTGGAGATCAGTGCCTAAGTTCGGACTCGGATTGTTCTCAAGCCAGCTCTACAGCAGCTTCGGGCCAGCCCATGTTATGGCCAGCCTGGGTTTATTGTACTAGATACTCGGACAGGCCTTCATCAg GACCAAGATCTCGTAAACCAAAGAAGAAGACTGCCAGCAAAGAAGACAAGCGGCCAAGAACAGCCTTCACTGCCGAGCAGCTTCAGAGACTAAAAGCTGAGTTTCAAACAAATCGGTACCTGACTGAACAGAGAAGGCAAAGTCTGGCGCAAGAACTAAGTCTTAACGAATCTCAAATTAAAATCTGGTTTCAGAACAAAAGAGCCAAAATTAAGAAAGCCAGTGGGAATAAAAACTCTCTGGCTTTGCACTTGATGGCACAGGGACTGTACAATCACGCCACAACATCAAAAGATGACAAATCAGATAGCGATTGA